The following proteins are encoded in a genomic region of Jaculus jaculus isolate mJacJac1 chromosome 13, mJacJac1.mat.Y.cur, whole genome shotgun sequence:
- the Hars1 gene encoding histidine--tRNA ligase, cytoplasmic, whose protein sequence is MADRAALEELVRLQGEHVRGLKQQKASADQIEEEVAKLLKLKAQLDPHESRQKFVLKTPKGTRDYSPRQMAVREKVFDVIIRCFKRHGAEVIDTPVFELKETLTGKYGEDSKLIYDLKDQGGELLSLRYDLTVPFARYLAMNKLSNIKRYHIAKVYRRDNPAMTRGRYREFYQCDFDIAGQFDPMIPDAECLKIMCEILSSLQIGDFLVKINDRRILDGMFAICGVPDSKFRTICSSVDKLDKVCWEEVKNEMVGDKGLAPEVADRIGDYVQQHGGVSLVEQLLQDPKLSQNKQALEGLGDLKLLFEYLTLFGIDDKISFDLSLARGLDYYTGVIYEAVLLQTPTQAGEEPLGVGSVAAGGRYDGLVGMFDPKGRKVPCVGLSIGVERIFSIVEQRLEALEEKVRTTETQVLVASAQKKLLEERLKLVSELWDAGIKAELLYKKNPKLLNQLHYCEEAGIPLVAIIGEQELKDGVIKLRSVTSREEVDVRREDLVEEIRRRTSEPLHIC, encoded by the exons ATGGCCGACCGCGCCGCGCTGGAGGAGCTGGTGCGGCTTCAGGGAGAGCATGTGCGGGGCCTCAAGCAGCAGAAGGCCAGCGCCGACCAG ATCGAGGAAGAAGTGGCAAAACTCCTGAAACTGAAGGCACAGCTGGATCCTCATGAAAGCAGACAGAAGTTTGTGCTTAAAACCCCCAAG GGCACAAGAGACTATAGTCCCCGGCAGATGGCAGTTCGTGAGAAagtatttgatgtcatcatccgcTGCTTCAAACGCCATGGAGCAGAAGTGATAGATACACCTGTTTTTGAACTAAAG gagaCACTAACTGGAAAGTATGGAGAAGACTCAAAGCTTATCTATGACCTGAAAGACCAGGGTGGGGAGCTGCTGTCCCTTCGTTATGACCTCACT GTCCCTTTTGCTCGATATTTGGCAATGAACAAGCTGTCCAACATCAAGCGCTACCACATAGCAAAGGTGTATCGACGGGATAATCCAGCCATGACCCGAGGCCGTTATCGTGAATTCTACCAGTGT GATTTTGACATTGCTGGCCAATTTGACCCCATGATCCCTGATGCAGAGTGCCTGAAGATCATGTGTGAGATCCTAAGTTCACTTCAGATAGGCGACTTCCTGGTCAAG ATAAATGATCGGCGCATCCTGGATGGTATGTTTGCCATCTGTGGTGTTCCTGATAGCAAGTTCCGTACCATCTGCTCTTCAGTGGACAAGCTGGACAAG GTCTGCTGGGAGGAAGTGAAGAATGAGATGGTGGGAGACAAGGGCCTTGCACCTGAGGTGGCCGACCGCATTGGGGATTATGTTCAGCAGCATG GTGGAGTATCTCTAGTGGAGCAACTGCTCCAGGATCCTAAACTGTCCCAAAACAAGCAGGCCTTAGAGGGTTTGGGAGACCTGAAGCTGCTGTTTGAATATCTGACTCTGTTTGGCATTGACGACAAG ATCTCCTTTGACCTGAGCCTTGCTCGAGGGCTTGACTATTACACTGGGGTCATCTATGAGGCAGTGCTACTACAGACCCCAACCCAGGCAGGAGAAGAGCCCCTGGGTGTGGGCAGTGTAGCCGCTGGAGGTCGCTATGATGGGCTAGTGGGCATGTTTGACCCCAAAGGGCGCAAAGTGCCATGTGTTGGCCTCAGCATTGGGGTGGAGCGGATATTCTCCATcgtggagcagagactggag GCTTTGGAGGAAAAGGTACGCACCACAGAGACACAGGTGCTTGTGGCATCTGCACAGAAGAAGCTGCTGGAGGAGAGACTGAAACTTGTCTCTGAGCTGTGGGATGCTGGGATCAAG GCTGAACTGCTCTACAAGAAGAACCCAAAGTTACTGAACCAGCTGCATTACTGTGAGGAAGCAGGCATCCCACTGGTGGCTATCATTGGCGAGCAAGAGCTCAAGGATGGTGTCATCAAGCTCCGTTCAGTGACGAGCAGAGAAGAG GTGGATGTCCGAAGAGAAGACCTTGTGGAGGAGATCAGGAGGAGGACAAGTGAGCCCTTACACATCTGCTGA
- the Dnd1 gene encoding dead end protein homolog 1 gives MQSKRECEQWCERVNPENKAALEAWVRETGIRLVQVNGQRKYGGPPPGWVGSPPPSGSEVFIGRLPQDVYEHQLIPLFQRVGRLYEFRLMMTFSGLNRGFAYARYSSRRGAQAAIAMLHNHPLRPSCQLLVCRSTEKCELTVDGLPPTVNRHTLLLALHPVGPGLQEALLLPSPGSAPAQMAVLKFSSHRAAAMAKKALVEGQSRLYGEQVAVEWLKPDLKQRLRQHLTNPSLRCLWPDSSQLPLTRDKLGSQGARAALQLLCQRMKLGSPVFLTKCLGVGPAGWHRFWYQVVIPGHPVPFSGLIWVVLTSDWQDRHEVAKDAVSVQLLEILCESGTSLLWSPGAEVGMLNH, from the exons ATGCAATCCAAACGAGAGTGCGAG CAATGGTGTGAGAGGGTGAATCCAGAGAACAAGGCAGCCCTGGAGGCGTGGGTCAGGGAGACTGGCATCCGCCTGGTGCAGGTGAACGGGCAGAGGAAGTATGGCGGCCCCCCCCC AGGCTGGGTGGGCAGCCCGCCGCCATCCGGGTCGGAGGTGTTTATCGGACGGCTGCCGCAGGACGTGTATGAGCACCAGCTGATCCCACTCTTCCAGCGCGTGGGCCGCCTCTACGAGTTCCGCCTGATGATGACTTTCAGCGGCCTGAACCGCGGCTTTGCCTATGCACGCTACAGCTCGCGGCGCGGTGCGCAGGCTGCCATCGCCATGCTGCACAACCACCCACTGCGGCCCTCTTGCCAGCTGCTGGTTTGCCGCAGCACGGAGAAGTGCGAGCTGACCGTGGACGGCCTGCCGCCCACGGTGAACCGCCACACACTGCTGCTTGCGCTGCATCCCGTGGGCCCTGGTCTGCAGGAGGCGCTGCTGCTTCCCAGCCCCGGGTCGGCCCCCGCACAAATGGCGGTGCTCAAATTCAGCTCGCACCGCGCCGCTGCCATGGCCAAAAAGGCCCTGGTGGAAG GCCAGTCACGACTCTATGGAGAGCAGGTAGCTGTGGAGTGGCTCAAGCCAGACCTGAAGCAGCGACTCCGCCAGCATCTTACCAATCCCTCACTGCGGTGCCTATGGCCAGACAGCAGCCAACTGCCCCTGACCAGGGACAAGCTAGGGTCCCAAGGGGCTAGGGCTGCTCTGCAGCTGCTGTGTCAACGAATGAAGCTGGGAAGCCCAGTGTTTCTCACCAAGTGTTTGGGCGTAGGACCTGCTGGCTGGCACCGCTTCTGGTACCAAGTGGTGATCCCTGGGCATCCAGTACCTTTCAGTGGGCTCATCTGGGTTGTGCTAACTTCAGACTGGCAGGACAGGCATGAGGTGGCCAAGGATGCTGTGTCTGTACAGCTGCTAGAAATACTGTGTGAGTCTGGGACCAGTCTCTTGTGGTCTCCTGGGGCTGAAGTAGGTATGCTTAACCACTGa